The sequence TGAACCCTGAACAGGTATTCTCCAAGCAGACCGCTTTTCTGATGACTGACATGCTGCGAACCGTAATTACGGAAGGTACCGCCAGTGTAGTCAAAAGCAAATATAAACATTTCAACGATGTTCCAATCGTCGGCAAAACTGGCTCAACCCAGAACTATGGAGACGTCTGGTTTATGGGCTATACTCCGGACGTTACACTTGGAATGTGGGTAGGTTATAAGGAACAGATCAATACCCTTCAGGGAGATACTCAGAAACATCAGGCTCAGACTTTATGGACCAAGGTTATGAATGCAGTTATTAATAAACAACCACAGATCTTTGTGACGAAGAAATTTCCACAGCCTGAAGGCATCGTCAAAAAGACAGTTTCCGCCTACAGCGGCAAGCTTCCTACTGCACTGACCGACAAATTTACCACAGACCTTTTTAATGTGAAATATGTACCCACAGAAAGTGATGACGGCATCTCCAAAGCTAAATATATTACTTATAATGGCGTCAATTATATCCCGCTGGATGGAACGCCCGAGGATTTCCTGAAGGAACAGATTGTGGTCAAGCGCGAAAAGCCGATTCAGGATCTGGTCAAAGAACTGATGGCCGCCTTCCCTGCTATGAAAGAGCATGAACCGATAGCATATTATATGCCAGCTGATGCGAAGACAGATTATCCTACTGAGGTTGATCCACGTGTGGATGATGGCACAGCCCCAACAGCACCGCGTAATGTCAGAGTCTCCTATAGCACTGGTAAAGCTGTAATCAGCTTCACGCCAAGCGGCTCATCGGATGTTGTGGGTTACAGATTATACCGTTCCTTAAACGGTGGAGCTTTCCAGAAACAGGCTGTTCTTATGGCAGGTGAGACTTTGGTATTCCAACCTGGAACTCCTTCTAGTGTCAATGCTACATTTTATGTAACTGCCGTGGATGTGGCCGGTCATGAGACGGCTTCGGGCAGTGTAGCTGGCGGGGCTACGCCGACACCGGAGGTTACACCAAGCCCAGAAGTGCTGCCTGAGACAACACCAACACCTGGAACTGAGATCCTTCCCGGAGGAATTCCAGATGATCCTGGAATGATCATAGTGCCGCCTGCTGGAACTACGGATACGACTACGAATGGTGGAAATGCACAGGCCACAACAAATTCTGCAGGTAATACTGCAGAAAAACATTAATAAGCAAAATAGATTTTTCAATTAGTCTAAGATCTCTATACTCGTTTCAATACTAGCAAGATCAAAACCCAGCAAGTCTCCCGTTTGGAGACTTGCTGGGTTTTGTTTTCGTTCTATTACGTCTTATTGATATTTCGTCGCGCTAATCCTCTATAGTCGATAAATCTCCAGCTGGAAGATGCAGCTCCCATGCCTTCAGCACCCGGCGCATAATTTTGCCTGAACGGGTCTTGGGCAACTTATCCTTGAATTCGATCTCTCGGGGGCTGCATGCGCTGATAGTCCCGCTTTGACAAAAGCAGCGATTTCTTCTTTTAATGCTACCGTTGGAAGATACCCCTCCCGCAAAGATATGAAGGCCTTGATAATCTCCCCCCGAATAGCATCGGGTTTACCAATTACACCAGCCTCAGCTACAGCTGGGTGCTCCACCAGCTTGCTCTCTACCTCAAAGGGACCGATACGCTCACCAGAAGAATTGATGACATCATCGATTCTTCCTTGGAACCAGAAATACCCCTCTTCATCCATATAGGCTGAATCACCAGAAATATACCAGCCGGGAATACGAAAGTATTCCTCATACTTTGCCGGGTTGTTCCAAATGGTACTCATCATAGAAGGCCATGGCGTTTGGATTGCCAGATTGCCCATCGAATAGGGTGGCAGAACATTGCCGCGATCATCCAGAATTGCAGCTTGGATACCAGGCAACGGACGACCCATAGAGCCCGGTTTGATGTCCATCCCTGGATAATTGCAGATCAGCTGTGCGCCAGTCTCCGTCATCCACCACGTATCATGGATACGCTGGTGATATACTTTTTCTCCCCAACGTACTACTTCAGGGTTAAGCGGTTCACCCACAGACAGCACGTGGCGCAGACTGCTCAAATCAGTTCCCTGCAGGCTGCTCTCCCCTGCCCCCATTAACATGCGGAATGCAGTCGGAGCACTATACCATACAGTCACTGCATTGCGCTTAATCGTCTTATACCAGTCCTGCGGACTAAAGCGCCCGCCTCTAACTACATTGGTCACACCATTCAGCCAAGGGGCGAAAATCCCGTAAGAAGTTCCCGTGACCCAGCCCGGATCTGCTGTGCACCAGTAAATATCATCTGGCCGTAGATCCAGTACTATTTTGCCGGTATAATAATGTTGAATCATTGCTCTTTGCACATGGTAGACACCTTTGGGTTTTCCTGTCGAACCACTTGTATAATGCATAATTAGACCATCGTCCAAACCTAACCATTCCAAATCCAGCTCTGTTGAGGCTGCGGTCATTTCTTCTTCATATCCAAAGATTCCCTGTGCGGGCTCCGAAACACCACCTACCAGAAAAATATGGCGCAGTGCAGGCAATTCGTCACGCTTTACCCGATGTAATAATTCAGGTGTCGTCACGAGCGCTACAGCCCCGCTATCCTCCAATCGATCCTTGACGGCTGACTCCATGAATGCCTCAAACAAAGGTCCGGCTACAGCCCCAACTTTAAGTATGCCAAGCAGGCTAAAATAGAGCTCAGGCTGGCGTGGCATAAATATAAATACCCGCTCTCCCTTGCCGATGCCATATTTACGCAAGACATTTCCGAACTGATTTGATCTTTCCCGCAGATCGGCAAATGTATAGGATTCTTCCCGCACAGCATCACTGTATAGCAGGGCGGTTGACTCACCCCGTCCTTCGAGGACGTGACGATCGACTGCCTCGTAGGCCATATTCACCTTACCGGTTTCATACCAAGAGAAACTTCGCTCTACGTCCTCCCACTCAAAATGGGTTACAGCCTGCGTGTAATCAGGCATATTAGAGCTCATGCCACGGCTTGGCAAAATTTCACTATGGACTTGACCCATCACTCTTGCCTCCCTCACTTTTTTGATTTAAGCTCTAAGGGTGAGAATCTTCTCTTAATTAATGATGTCAATATGCTTATTGTGAATTTTTTATGTCCAAATCAGTATATCACAGGAAGCGTTTACATTCCATAATTTATGCAGACTGAAGGGAGCTTTGGCCATGGAACATTACAAAATCCCCATTTCTCATACGCTTGGATACGCCGATAGAACAATTACGGTGAGCGGACCGCGTTCTCCTGAGACTCTGGAGGGCCTCAGCATGCATAAAGACCTTGATGCCTTTCGTAGTCCACGTGAACAGTTAGAAGCCCTTATAGAGATCGCCAGACTGCCTGAAGGCCGTGTAATCGCGGCTACTGAGAATCAAACCATTATAGGCTATGTCACTTTTCATTATCCGGATGAGCTTGAACTTTGGTCGCAAGGGGGTATGAAGGATCTTATTGAGCTGGGCGCAATAGAAGTAGCAAATGATTATAGGGGGATGGGACTTGGAAGGCTGCTCATTTCTACCTCTTTTGAACAGAAGCAGTTGGAGAATTGTATCGTGTTCACTACTGAATATTATTGGCACTGGGATCTGCGTGGAAGCGGACTAGATGTGTGGGCTTACCGCCAAATGATGGAGAAGCTAATGAAGACGGTAGATATGGTCTGGTACGCTACTGACGATCCGGAAATCTGTTCACACCCTGCCAACTGCCTAATGGTTCGTATTGGCCATGAGGTTCCCCTGTCTTCGCAGGAGACCTTTGACAGAGTGCGTTTCAGACAACGTTTTATGTATTGAATGTTCACAAAGAATTGATTACATCGCCTTCAGCATGTACTCCAATATGGCATGAGAGCGCTCAGATGCTTCTACAGTAAATTCCCGGAAATTCACATGCGCAGATCCATCTGCCTTGTCCGACATGGAACGAATCACTACAAAAGGAGTGTCGTACATATAACATACCTGCGCCACTGCTGCCCCTTCCATCTCGGCACATGCTCCGTCCAACTCTTTTCGCAGTTCGGCAACAACATCAGCACTAGCGATAAACTGATCCCCGGAGAGCACCTTGCCAATCAGATACTTTTGCTTAAGTTCTACGCAAGCCTGCTCAGCGAGCAGTACCAACGCCGGATCTGCGGAAAAAGCAGACACTTCCTGATACGGAATAATGCCTTTTGGGTAGCCAAGTGCTGTAACATCCATATCATGCTGCATACAGCTTGACGATATAACAATGTCTCCTATGTTCAATTCAGGGTGCACTGCTCCTGCTACACCAGTAAACAGGACCTGGGAGGCCCCGAACGTATCGAGCAGAATTTGTGTGGTTACCGCTGCATTCACTTTACCAACCCCGCATTTGCAAAGCACAACAGACTTACCGAATAGGGTTCCGGTATAATAACTGATTCCAGCCTTAACCACTGTCATCCTTTCCTCCATACCCTCTAGTAGCAGCTTAATCTCTTCATCCATCGCACCTATCAAACCAATAATCCTAGGCATATGTACACCGCTCCCCATTTATTTACTATGTAAAAAGCATAAAAAGCTCCAAAAGGAGCTTTCCGCCGAACATTTATTAAATTCTCTATTTACTTATTCAAGTGATTTACGGACAAACGCAGAATCGTCTCATGCGGCAAAATAACCCGCGGATTCTCGACTGTTTCTTTCTTCATCAGCTTCGTCAGAAGTCTCATAGCTACCGCACCTAAATCGTACATAGGCTGTGCTACAGTAGTGAGCAAAGGACGAACCATGGAAGCCATACGAATATTATCCACACTTATGATTGAGAAATCATCTGGAACCTTCAGACCTTCATCCTGAATACTATGGATAGCGCCAATCGCCATCTCATCTGTTGCAGCAAAAATGGCTGTCGGCTTATGCTTCAGACCGAGGAAATACTTCATAGCTTCAACACCGGATTCGTAACGATAGTTACCAATACGAACCAGATCCTCTTGGTACTCGATTCCAGCCGCTTCAAGCGCTTTCTTATACCCTTGGAACCGTGCATAGCCATTCGCAGGATCCTGCAGCGTACCGCTAATCATCGCGATCTCACGGTGGCCGTGACGGATCAATGTATTCACAGCATCAAACGCAGCAGTTTCGTGATCGATATCAACAGAAGGATAATTCCCTTGTTCATCGCTGGTAGCACACAATACAATCGGAACTGAGGAAGTCTGAAAAGCCTGGATATGTTCTTGCGTTACTGTTCCGCCCATGAAGAGCAGCCCGTCCACTTGTTTCTCTAAAAGAGTATTAATAACACGAATTTCCTTCTCTTTACGCTTATCGGCATTACACAATATAATATTGTAGTGGTACATATTGGCGATATCTTCAATCCCACGTGCAATTTCTGCAAAAATCGAGTTTGAAATATCTGGAATGACAACCCCAACGGTTGTCGTTTTCTTACTGGCGAGTCCTCTCGCCACGGCATTTGGACGATAGCCCAAACGTTCAATCGCTTCAAAAACTTTCTTCCTAGTCTGCGGTTTCACGTTCGGGTTATTATTCACAACCCGTGATACCGTAGCCATAGATACGCCTGCTTCTCGAGCTACATCGTAAATGGTTACCGTCAAATTACTCTCTCCATTGCGATAAATTTTATCGTTCGACTAATTAAAATTATGATACGACACTTTGTACAATTGTGCAATGATAACGCTTCATTTTCCTTTCAAAATTTCTTTCAAGGCTGAAGTCACCATCCGAAAACGAGGTTTTGCCCATTTTTAGTTTCCAATTCTAGCAATGGTTTCCATCCCCTTTGCAACAATAATGTATCTTCTTTCTATCGTAACAAAAAGTGCGTGAAAAATCCAACATTCGTGAAAGATTTTCATTGTTTTTGCAGAAAATTCTTTCATTTGGCACTTTCTGCCGATTGATAGGTCAATTGAGATAGTCTAAGCCCTGTGTCTTCCATCCATTTCTGATCTGCACAATCACCTGCGAACCTAAACACATCAAGTAATAAATCAATACGGCCTTGTATGGACTTCCGGATGGCTTCGTCGAGTTCTGGAATACCACCTGTAATGAAGCCGGAGAAAGTTTCCTTCAGAACACTGGCCCATTCATTTCTTTCCGTAAAAGAAACAGACCTTCTTGTCCAAGACTCTTCCAGCTCTTCAATTAACTTTCCCAAATCTCGTTTGATGCAAGGCAAAGGTTCATAACGAGCACACTCCTGGCAAGTATATACCGGAACATGATTAATTTTCACTTTTGAGCTATAGATCAGCGTATGCATATGTATGGTCATGACACCACCGCAATTACACGACTTCTTCATTAGATTTTCTCTATTCATTTCTCACACCTCAAGCATGAAATTTATAAGAATTCGTAAGTTAGCCTTTTCAAGGGCTATATTCGACCTCCTCTCTTTAAAACCCTTCTCATTTGCATAAAATGATTTATTTACCAAAAATTCAAAGTGTTATCTCCCTAAAGATGACTTCATATTTTAAATTTGATAGAATGAAAAAGTTGAAGTTAATCGAAGGGAGTTGCACAGAATGAGACTAGCCGGCAAAAAGGTCATCGCACTCGTAGACGATGAATTTGAGGATTTGGAGCTCTGGTACCCCGTGTACCGGGTCAGAGAAGAAGGTGCCGAGGTTCATCTGGCAGGACTCGAAAAAGATAAAACTTATGTAGGTAAATACGGTGTGCCTGCCAAGGCAGAGTATTCCTGGGACGAGCTTAATGCCGCCGATTATGATGGCATCTTAGTTCCTGGTGGATGGGCGCCTGATAAAATTCGCCGCTATAGCGCAGTGCTAAAGCTAGTGCAGGATTTCAATACTGCCAAGAAACCAATTGGCCAAATCTGCCACGCCGGATGGGTGCTGATTTCCGCCAAAATATTGGAGGGTGTTACTGTTACCTCCACTCCGGGTATCCGCGATGATATGGAAAATGCTGGAGCGATCTGGAAAGATGAAGCGGTCGTCACAGATGGACACATCATCTCTGCCCGCCGCCCGCCGGACCTCCCGCCTTATGGCAAAGCCTTCTGTGATGCGCTTGCGGGGGAATAACTACCGATCCAATATTTACTAATGTGGAAAAGCCTCTCTTGAGATCACGTTTACCGTGAGCAAGAGAGGCTTTTTACACTATTTGATTATCGTTGCCCGTGTCCAGTGAAAATAAAGTATTAGACTCGACTGTGTTGATTCGCGCAGGTTCAGCGTCTTAGAAAGCGCCAGGTCAGCTTAAATAAGTATTTGACTTACTCAATTATAAAACCAGCGACAGCTGGACCGAAAAAATAAAGTCCTAGACTGCCGCTGGTTTATTTAACTATCGTTCACCGTTAGAATTCCTGTAAACTGAATCATTTCGAGGGAGCGTAACGATTAGTTAATCGAACTCTCAATTAACATCTGATTTCGACGGAAAGTGATTGTTCCTAATGTTAAGTCAACAGAAACTCTACTACTTCAGCCTTCAGCGTTTCGTGAAATTGCACGCGATCAAAGCCGGGCGGGTCTTGCGAGGGAGGAAAGGCTGGTGAAATCATCTCAGTTGGGAAAGGAGTCAGGAAGGAATAATGTCCGGCATTCTCCACCGTCCGATAGCGAATCATTTGCGGTTCAGCAACACTATTCATGATGATCTGCGCGTGAAAAGGAGGTGTGTAAGGGTCTTGCTCGGCATCCAACATGAGAATAGGGAGCCGAACATTGCTTAATGCTCCCTCATTACGGAACCAAACGGACGCCGGTGCTAGCAAAATCAGGGACCGGATGCGTGAATCATATGGAACATCGATCTGCTGCGGCTTCCCATCCGGGCTCTCAGTAGGGAAGGAGGTCGGGATGCCGCCAGCTGCTGCAAGCGCGGTGTAGCCCCCCATGGAATGCCCGATGACCGAATGGCCTCCCGGCTGGAGAAGCCCCTTAAACCTCTCATCTTCAAAAAACCAGTCGGCTGCCATGCGAAGGTGCCGGGGGCGATAGGTGAGGTTTTGGACAGTACCTTCCAAACTATTATCGTTGCGGTTATTGAATGGATGTTCGAGCAGGCCAACGATAAAGCCGCTGCGCGCTAAATGCCGAGCGAGCGACCGGTACACAAGCGGTGAACCGCCTGTACCGTGTGAAATGAGGACTAGCCTAAATTTTCCATCCAGCGGCGCTGCGTCTCTGGCCACCTCCAACGAGTACGGCCCTATCCTATCAGTCTGTTCCGGTGCATCTGTCGGATACATCACGATCATGGGAACGGTCACCCTCAATGCGTTGTCGGTAATTTGTACCTCGCAGCAACCTGCATATACTTCAACAATGTCTTCTATTTTGTTCATCTTGATTTCTTCCTCTCCTTGAGCTACATGCTCCTAATATGGCGAGCCAACGGGAATATATATGTCTAATACCGAATCCTCGTTCATCGGACCTAGATATCGATGGTCGTAACGCACAAACTCCGGGCAATTCGTACGAACGCTGCCTGACTGGGGTAACCACGTTTCATAAATGTACTGGAACGTATCGTTGAGTCTCGATAATGTCCCCTTATGAGTAAAAACCGCATAAGTTACCACTGGGAGCAGCTTAGCGACCATTCCCAAGGGAACTACCCTCTCCTCGCTAGCCACCTCGACACAAGCGATATACGTGATTTCCCATTGCCTACCTGTAAGTTCAATGACCGCATAAAATATGTCTTCCGTATCCGGCTTTCGCTCAATTTCAAACAAACGCTGCCTAAAGCTCCGCCATAGCTTTCCGACCTCGTCCGAATTGACACCCGGTATTGACATGCCGACCAGATGCAGCTTATTCAGGCAGACAAAAGCTGGCACGAGGGAGACGCTCTTATTCAAATGCTGTAGCCCCACTTCATCCAAAGGAAGCTTCTCCATTGCCCGGAACAGCGTGTCCTTCATGTCCCTTTGCTTTCGAAATTGTCCAGGCGAGATGGAGAACATTTTCCAAAAGGCTCGGGCGAAGGATTCCTGAGACTCGAACCGGTACAGGATGGCAATATCTATGATCCTTTGGTTGGTATAAAATAAATCGTATGCTGCTTGTGTCAATCTCCGCTTGCGTATGTACTCCGAGACGGAGTTTCTCGTAACCGATAGGAAGATCCGGTGAAAATGGTACGGCGAATAGCCCGCAGCCTCCTTAACCTTGGTGCTTAAGCTCTCATCGGTCAGATGATCCTCAATATAGGTAATGGCCTTGATTACCAAATCCTTATAATTCACTTTAATGCCTCCATATCGATATACTCATTTTACGACAGATGGAACGCTCTGTTTTGATATTTTTTGCGGAATTTTACTTTACTCAACAGCTAACACTACTTTCCAAACGCAGATAGTTTCCTGATCAGCCACACTCTTCGGTTCGCCAAAAGAGCGACCTCTGGCAATTGCTCAGTCTCGCTGGTTTTAAACAAATCTGCCCGTCCCTCGGTTAATGATACATCGTTAGTCTAAGACTTTATTTTCTTTCTTCAGCCCGATTGTCTATATGATCTGTAAGGAGGCTTTTCCCATATCCAGCCTGAGGTCACTTCTCATGTCCATCATTTCGTTGTCATACCGAGCAGGCTCTGTTGCTCCACTCCGCTTTCTGCATTTCAATTCATCATTGCAGCAATTGATCACAATTCGAATGATCCAAGGTGTAAACCGCTCGGGTCTTTCAGGCTTTTGCGTTTAATCCATGCTCTGCAGGTAGCCTCCTGCAGAACTTCCAGTGCGTCAGACTCACTCCGCAGATAGCTGTAGGCAATCCCATATAGTTTCCTTTTTTGTAAAGATACCCGTTCGAAGAAGAGCTCTTCTTGACTAGCAAGCAGCTCCTTGCCCATTATTATATTGTCCATTGCCTATTGGCCCTCCCTGCTTTCCTTCCCCAAACGAAACAGCTTTTCTTATTCTCTATTAATTGACTGTGCTGACAGGCAAACGGTTTTATTTTTTTGTAATGATTTGTAATAATAGTGACAAATGCAAAAGGCCCGGCATATGTGCCGAGCCTTCTTTTGTAATTGCTGTAAGAATTCTTTGCAGTTTTAGGTCTAAGAAGTTTTCTCCTTGGACTCCCCGTTGGCACCGAGCGTAGCCCCACTTCTCTCGGAAAAGGCCCCAAGCTGTTCTTCCGTCTCAGAGCTTGTACGATTGCGGAAACAAGCAACGGCAACTCTTCTGGCATCGGAAGCCACAGTGTTCAGCGCGCGATGCTTCACTCGCAGCAGTGCCTGTGGCGAC comes from Paenibacillus sp. 19GGS1-52 and encodes:
- a CDS encoding alpha/beta fold hydrolase, which translates into the protein MNKIEDIVEVYAGCCEVQITDNALRVTVPMIVMYPTDAPEQTDRIGPYSLEVARDAAPLDGKFRLVLISHGTGGSPLVYRSLARHLARSGFIVGLLEHPFNNRNDNSLEGTVQNLTYRPRHLRMAADWFFEDERFKGLLQPGGHSVIGHSMGGYTALAAAGGIPTSFPTESPDGKPQQIDVPYDSRIRSLILLAPASVWFRNEGALSNVRLPILMLDAEQDPYTPPFHAQIIMNSVAEPQMIRYRTVENAGHYSFLTPFPTEMISPAFPPSQDPPGFDRVQFHETLKAEVVEFLLT
- a CDS encoding GyrI-like domain-containing protein; this encodes MNYKDLVIKAITYIEDHLTDESLSTKVKEAAGYSPYHFHRIFLSVTRNSVSEYIRKRRLTQAAYDLFYTNQRIIDIAILYRFESQESFARAFWKMFSISPGQFRKQRDMKDTLFRAMEKLPLDEVGLQHLNKSVSLVPAFVCLNKLHLVGMSIPGVNSDEVGKLWRSFRQRLFEIERKPDTEDIFYAVIELTGRQWEITYIACVEVASEERVVPLGMVAKLLPVVTYAVFTHKGTLSRLNDTFQYIYETWLPQSGSVRTNCPEFVRYDHRYLGPMNEDSVLDIYIPVGSPY
- a CDS encoding type 1 glutamine amidotransferase domain-containing protein, which translates into the protein MRLAGKKVIALVDDEFEDLELWYPVYRVREEGAEVHLAGLEKDKTYVGKYGVPAKAEYSWDELNAADYDGILVPGGWAPDKIRRYSAVLKLVQDFNTAKKPIGQICHAGWVLISAKILEGVTVTSTPGIRDDMENAGAIWKDEAVVTDGHIISARRPPDLPPYGKAFCDALAGE
- the ccpA gene encoding catabolite control protein A; its protein translation is MTVTIYDVAREAGVSMATVSRVVNNNPNVKPQTRKKVFEAIERLGYRPNAVARGLASKKTTTVGVVIPDISNSIFAEIARGIEDIANMYHYNIILCNADKRKEKEIRVINTLLEKQVDGLLFMGGTVTQEHIQAFQTSSVPIVLCATSDEQGNYPSVDIDHETAAFDAVNTLIRHGHREIAMISGTLQDPANGYARFQGYKKALEAAGIEYQEDLVRIGNYRYESGVEAMKYFLGLKHKPTAIFAATDEMAIGAIHSIQDEGLKVPDDFSIISVDNIRMASMVRPLLTTVAQPMYDLGAVAMRLLTKLMKKETVENPRVILPHETILRLSVNHLNK
- a CDS encoding 5'-methylthioadenosine/adenosylhomocysteine nucleosidase, whose protein sequence is MPRIIGLIGAMDEEIKLLLEGMEERMTVVKAGISYYTGTLFGKSVVLCKCGVGKVNAAVTTQILLDTFGASQVLFTGVAGAVHPELNIGDIVISSSCMQHDMDVTALGYPKGIIPYQEVSAFSADPALVLLAEQACVELKQKYLIGKVLSGDQFIASADVVAELRKELDGACAEMEGAAVAQVCYMYDTPFVVIRSMSDKADGSAHVNFREFTVEASERSHAILEYMLKAM
- a CDS encoding sigma factor, translated to MDNIIMGKELLASQEELFFERVSLQKRKLYGIAYSYLRSESDALEVLQEATCRAWIKRKSLKDPSGLHLGSFEL
- a CDS encoding GNAT family N-acetyltransferase, producing MEHYKIPISHTLGYADRTITVSGPRSPETLEGLSMHKDLDAFRSPREQLEALIEIARLPEGRVIAATENQTIIGYVTFHYPDELELWSQGGMKDLIELGAIEVANDYRGMGLGRLLISTSFEQKQLENCIVFTTEYYWHWDLRGSGLDVWAYRQMMEKLMKTVDMVWYATDDPEICSHPANCLMVRIGHEVPLSSQETFDRVRFRQRFMY